CGTGGCTTTTCACATGGAAGTTAATCTAGTTCCGCTGCGAGTCCAATCGATGTTCGATTATCGCCCTTACACGGAAGAAGAGCTTCAGCGGACGCGCTCCGCCAAGGTAGCGCGAATTCAGCAACTAAAATTGCGCGTAAGCGAGATATTGCTGGCGAACGCGCAAGAACTTAGCGCGGTGCCCCTGGAGCAGCAAGTAGCCGTGGTGGTGCATCTGTTTAATATGCCTTCCGAGCGTATTGATGGTCTGCCCAGTCAGGTCGTGATTGAAATTAGTCGCAAAGCGATAGTTGAAGCTAAATCCACGGCTGGCAGTGTAGAAGATTTTCGTAAGCAAGTTGCAATTTCTGAATTGTAAGTCAGGCGTGGTGAAATGCGACAGCGACTTGGTGAGATACTCATAGCAAAAGGGCAGCTCCAGCCTGATGAACTAGACAAGGGTCTTGCGCTTCAGCGCGAGCGCGGCGACAGGCTTGGCCGCCTACTAGTGGAGATGGGCCTGCTTTCCTCGCGCGACGTCTTGGTGGCTCTCTCCGAACAGCTCGGCGTGCCTCTGATTACCGCCAAACAGTTTCCCGAAGCTGGATTTGATGTTGATGGTATTTCAATCCAGTTTATGAAGCAGTCTCGAATTGTTCCAATTTCCAGTGGAAACGACGTAATTACACTAGTCATGTCTGACCCGCTGGACTCTGAAACGATTGCGGCGGTCCGCAATATCACCAAAAAACATGTCAAGGTTAGTCTTGCGGATGAGCAAGAGATAATCGCCGTACTCGATCAGTATTTTCCTGAAGATGAATCCGAAGCACTAACGGAGACGGCAGGTGAGGGAAACGCTGAAGATAGTCAGAATCTGGAGCATCTTCGTGATTTGGCGAGTGAAGCCCCAGTAATTCGATTGGTAAATCACTTGATCTCCCGCGCAGTGGAGCGCTCTGCCAGCGACATCCACCTTGAGCCAATGGAAAAGCAGTTCCATGTGCGATACCGCCTGGATGGGGTGTTGCACGCGGCTGACTCACCTCCAAGGGAGTTGCAGGCAGCAGTGATCTCTCGTGTAAAGCTAATGGCTAAATTGAATATCGCGGAGAGAAGACTGCCGCAGGACGGCCGCATTCAGTTGAAAATACTTGGCCGGGAGGTGGATCTTCGTGTCTCTACTTTGCCCACCTTACACGGTGAAAGCGTGGTTATGCGACTGCTTGACAGAAGTGAGTCAGGCCGGTACGACCTTAAGAGTCTTGGTTTTTCCGATGCAATGATGACACGGATGGAGCATTTCGAAAAACTTTCCTTCGGGATGTTCCTGGTAACTGGCCCAACGGGAAGCGGCAAGTCGACGACTTTATATAGTGCATTGAGGGGGATGAATACAGCGGAGCGTAAGGTCATCACGATTGAAGACCCAGTGGAGTATCAGATCAACGGTGTAAATCAGATTCACGTCAATCCACAAATCGGCCTGACCTTTGCCGCTGGTTTGCGCCATATTGTCCGACAGGATCCCGATGTGATTATGGTCGGAGAAATTCGCGACCGAGAGACTGCGGACATTGCCATTCGGGCCGCGCTTACCGGTCATCTTGTGCTATCCACGCTTCACACGAATGATGCGCCTAGCGCTATTACTCGACTTACTGACATGGGCATGGAAAACTATTTACTTACTTCCTCAATCGTTGCCGTGTTAGCCCAGAGACTGGTTCGTGTCCTTTGTACTATTTGTAAGAAGGAAGAGAAAGTTTCCGTTGCTTGGCTACGTTCTCTTGGTCTCGCGCCGAGCGAGATGCCTGCTGACAGGCAAGTCCCGATCTGGCGCGGGCCGGGCTGCGATGCCTGTGATCACACTGGCTATCGTGGGCGTGTAGGTATTTTTGAATTAATGGAGCTTGATGAAGAATTGCGCAGATTGATCGTCGCCAACGCGGATGCCGTGGAGTTGGCACGATCAGCACGCGGACGCGGCATGAGAACGTTGCTTGAGGATGGAATGGAAAAGGTGTTAACCGGCGTGACAACTCCAGAAGAGATATTAAGAGTGACTCAGATATTCTAGAAATGATTTTTGGCCTTTCAGATGGCAATCTTTTACTACAAGGCGACGACCGCAACGGGCGAATGGCGAGAAGGCGCTAGTCAAGCGAATAGCGAAAAGAGCCTTGTCCAGCAATTGCGGGCGCAAGGATTGCTTCCCGTCTATGTTGGAGAAACTCCGCAATCTGCCGTGGAGAAGGGCGGAAGCTGGCTGAGCAGTTTGGGTAAAGGTAACAGCAAAAGCTCGGTAAGCCTCCGAAGTTTTCCTTTTGCCGTCAGATCATGGGCTCAGGATCGCCTGGAGTTTACGCAGGAATTTTCCACGCTCCTGGCGGCGGGTATTCCTGTCGATCGGGCGCTTACCATTAGCTCTCATCTTGCTGCCAGTGAGCGATTTCGTGTGGTTGTTGCCGATGTATTGCGACAGATTCGTGGAGGCATGTCGCTGGCCGATGCAATGGAAGCTCAAGGTCCAGTGTTTTCGCGCCTATACGTGAATCTGGTTCGTGCAGGACAGGCGAGTGGAACATTGCCGATCGTGTTTGGGCGGATTGCGGAATTTGAAACGAGCGAAGCGGAGTTTCGTAGTCATGTTACTTCATCAATGATTTATCCTGCCCTACTGACGCTCGTGTCAATGGTGTCGATGACGGTAATGATGTACTTCGTGATTCCTCGATTTGGAGAGGTGTTTAAGTCTACAGGAATTCCAATTCCGGCTTCGACTGCCGCGCTGCTATGGATTGGAGATGTGCTGCGCAACTATGGATGGATTTTGGTATTAGCGTCTGTAATAGGAGCGATTCTATTTCGCCGATGGGTCAGATCTACCAATGGCCGCCTACGCTTGGATCAGTCTCTGCTTGCAGTACCTTTGTTGGGAGAGATGCTGCGTAAGGCGGAGACCGCACGGTTTGCACGGACCATGTCGACTCTGGTGGGTCATGGTGTTCCCATTGTTGAGTCATTGCGAATTGTCCGTGAGACAGTTAGTAATACTCAGATGGCTGCTTCTTTCGAGGGAGTCATTCAAGGTGTAAAGCGAGGCGAAGGAATTGCTCAGCCTATCGAACGAGCTGGAGTGTTTCCTGAGTTAGCGGTTCATCTGATGAGAGTGGGTGAGGAAACGGGCAGGCTGGACGTGATGTTTGAACGCTTGGCCAATGTTTACGATACCGAAACCAGGACAACGCTGCGGCGCTTGACGGCTCTGTTTGAACCCGTAGTGATCCTATTTATGGGAATTACCATCGGTGCCATTGTGCTGTCGCTGTTGATGGCCATTACCAGCATCAATGAAATTCCTTTTTAAGGTCAGGGGCTACTTGAGGGCATGCGAAATGAATGAACTTATGAAGAGTAGAAAGCAGCAGTCGGTAAGTGAGGAGCGAGGTGTAACACTGATTGAGCTGCTGGTCGTTGTAACGATCATCGCTATGTTTGCCGCATTGGTTGGACCACGGCTGTTCAAGCAGG
This sequence is a window from Acidobacteriota bacterium. Protein-coding genes within it:
- the gspE gene encoding type II secretion system protein GspE, whose translation is MRQRLGEILIAKGQLQPDELDKGLALQRERGDRLGRLLVEMGLLSSRDVLVALSEQLGVPLITAKQFPEAGFDVDGISIQFMKQSRIVPISSGNDVITLVMSDPLDSETIAAVRNITKKHVKVSLADEQEIIAVLDQYFPEDESEALTETAGEGNAEDSQNLEHLRDLASEAPVIRLVNHLISRAVERSASDIHLEPMEKQFHVRYRLDGVLHAADSPPRELQAAVISRVKLMAKLNIAERRLPQDGRIQLKILGREVDLRVSTLPTLHGESVVMRLLDRSESGRYDLKSLGFSDAMMTRMEHFEKLSFGMFLVTGPTGSGKSTTLYSALRGMNTAERKVITIEDPVEYQINGVNQIHVNPQIGLTFAAGLRHIVRQDPDVIMVGEIRDRETADIAIRAALTGHLVLSTLHTNDAPSAITRLTDMGMENYLLTSSIVAVLAQRLVRVLCTICKKEEKVSVAWLRSLGLAPSEMPADRQVPIWRGPGCDACDHTGYRGRVGIFELMELDEELRRLIVANADAVELARSARGRGMRTLLEDGMEKVLTGVTTPEEILRVTQIF
- a CDS encoding type II secretion system F family protein, whose translation is MAFQMAIFYYKATTATGEWREGASQANSEKSLVQQLRAQGLLPVYVGETPQSAVEKGGSWLSSLGKGNSKSSVSLRSFPFAVRSWAQDRLEFTQEFSTLLAAGIPVDRALTISSHLAASERFRVVVADVLRQIRGGMSLADAMEAQGPVFSRLYVNLVRAGQASGTLPIVFGRIAEFETSEAEFRSHVTSSMIYPALLTLVSMVSMTVMMYFVIPRFGEVFKSTGIPIPASTAALLWIGDVLRNYGWILVLASVIGAILFRRWVRSTNGRLRLDQSLLAVPLLGEMLRKAETARFARTMSTLVGHGVPIVESLRIVRETVSNTQMAASFEGVIQGVKRGEGIAQPIERAGVFPELAVHLMRVGEETGRLDVMFERLANVYDTETRTTLRRLTALFEPVVILFMGITIGAIVLSLLMAITSINEIPF